A genomic segment from Triticum dicoccoides isolate Atlit2015 ecotype Zavitan chromosome 1A, WEW_v2.0, whole genome shotgun sequence encodes:
- the LOC119276956 gene encoding acyl carrier protein 2, mitochondrial-like, translating into MAMAAARRALLNHLRVPVARPAVAAGSVPVARLLSSTSEVEKGSFLDKGEVADRVVSVIKNFQKIEPSKVTPNAHFQKDLGLDSLDTVEIVMAFEEEFSFEIPDNEAEKIDSIKSAVDFIASHPQAK; encoded by the exons atggcgatggcggcggcgaggagagccCTCCTGAACCACCTCCGCGTGCCGGTGGCGCGCCCCGCGGTCGCAGCGGGAAGCGTCCCCGTCGCCAGGCTCCTGTCTTCCACCTCGGAGGTGGAGAAGGGCTCGTTCCTCGACAAGGGCGAGGTCGCCGACCGCGTCGTCTCCGTCATCAAGAACTTCCAGAAGATCGAGCCCTCCAAG GTGACCCCTAATGCGCATTTCCAGAAGGACCTCGGGCTGGACAGCCTGGACACTGTCGAGATCGTCATGGCCTTTGAGGAAGAATTCAGCTTCGAGATCCCCGACAATGAGGCAGAGAAGATCGATTCCATCAAGTCGGCAGTCGACTTCATTGCCTCGCATCCTCAAGCAAAGTAA
- the LOC119276949 gene encoding tryptophan aminotransferase-related protein 2-like encodes MAASRRRTSAEFQGNGSLMPPSANAIASPRGGGAPSREEHANGGGPALSSVLSATEVTGRRRPAGRMPLWRLGMFASLALNAAALALLLPRYIVSHPHHPGVVSLDQQHHACAPQPGTSGAAASAPSTGKPAVTSNSVIHLDHGDPTMFEAFWRETGDAAGLVVPGWQTMSYFSDVSNVCWFMEPDFDQQVRRLHRTVGNAAVDGYHVLVGTGSTQLLMAALYALSPADAVQPTSVVSTAPYYSWYPAVTDFLRSGLFRWAGDASSFIGDAYIELVCSPNNPDGAIRDAVLGSGGSGKAVHDLAYYWPQYTPITRRADHDIMLFTMSKSTGHAGTRIGWALVKDREVARRMTKFVELNTVSVSKDSQLRAAKVLRAVSDGYDGGASASRHRLFDFGRRKMAERWRMLREAAAASGIFSLPEETSGRCNFANETAANNPAFAWLRCDREDVEDCAGFLRGHKIVTRSGNQFGAGPRYVRVSMLDRDDAYDIFIRRLASLK; translated from the exons ATGGCGGCGTCCCGACGGCGCACGTCGGCGGAGTTCCAAGGGAATGGCAGCCTAATGCCGCCGTCGGCGAACGCGATCGCTTCTCCCCGCGGCGGTGGCGCGCCCAGCCGGGAGGAGCACGCGAACGgcggcggcccggcgctcagcagcGTACTCTCAGCCACCGAGGTCACCGGCAGGAGGCGGCCGGCGGGGCGCATGCCACTATGGcgactcggcatgttcgcctccctcGCACTGAATGCCGCCGCACTCGCGCTCCTACTCCCCCGGTACATCGTCAGCCACCCGCACCATCCCGGTGTCGTCTCTCTTGATCAGCAACACCACGCCTGCGCCCCGCAGCCGGGCACCAGCGGCGCGGCGGCGAGTGCGCCATCGACCGGGAAGCCGGCAGTGACTTCCAATTCTGTTATTCATCTGGACCA CGGGGACCCGACCATGTTTGAGGCCTTCTGGAGGGAGACCGGCGACGCGGCGGGGCTCGTCGTTCCGGGGTGGCAAACGATGTCCTACTTCTCGGACGTCAGTAACGTGTGCTGGTTCATGGAGCCTGATTTCGACCAGCAGGTGCGCCGCCTCCACCGCACGGTCGGCAACGCCGCCGTGGACGGCTACCACGTCCTCGTCGGCACCGGCTCCACGCAGCTCCTCATGGCGGCGCTCTACGCCCTGTCGCCAGCGGATGCCGTCCAGCCCACCAGCGTCGTCTCCACGGCGCCCTACTACTCG TGGTATCCTGCCGTGACGGACTTCCTCCGGTCCGGGCTGTTCCGCTGGGCCGGCGACGCAAGCTCGTTCATCGGCGACGCCTACATCGAGCTGGTGTGCTCCCCGAAcaaccccgatggcgccatccgcgACGCCGTGCTGGGCTCCGGTGGCTCCGGGAAGGCGGTCCATGACCTTGCCTACTACTGGCCGCAGTACACCCCGATCACTCGCCGGGCCGACCATGACATCATGCTCTTCACCATGTCCAAGAGCACCGGGCACGCCGGCACGAGGATCGG GTGGGCATTGGTGAAGGACCGGGAGGTGGCGCGGAGGATGACCAAGTTCGTGGAGCTCAACACCGTCAGCGTGTCCAAGGACTCGCAGCTGCGCGCCGCCAAGGTGCTCAGGGCGGTCTCCGACGGGTACGACGGCGGCGCCTCGGCCTCGCGTCACCGGCTGTTCGACTTCGGGCGGCGCAAGATGGCGGAGCGCTGGAGGATGCTGCGCGAGGCCGCCGCCGCGTCCGGCATCTTCAGCCTGCCCGAGGAGACCTCCGGCCGCTGCAACTTCGCCAACGAGACGGCCGCCAATAACCCTG CGTTCGCGTGGCTGCGGTGCGACAGGGAGGACGTGGAGGATTGCGCGGGGTTCCTCCGCGGCCACAAGATCGTGACGAGGAGCGGGAACCAGTTCGGCGCGGGCCCGAGGTACGTCCGGGTCAGCATGCTCGACAGGGACGACGCCTACGACATCTTCATCAGGCGCCTCGCCTCACTCAAATGA